One segment of Ipomoea triloba cultivar NCNSP0323 chromosome 12, ASM357664v1 DNA contains the following:
- the LOC116000373 gene encoding UTP--glucose-1-phosphate uridylyltransferase, protein MATATLSPADTEKLSKLTSAVAGLTQISENEKSGFINLVTRYLSGEAQHIEWGKIQTPTDEVVVPYDNLAALSEDPAETKKLLDKLVVLKLNGGLGTTMGCTGPKSVIEVRNGLTFLDLIVKQIESLNSKYGCSVPLLLMNSFNTHDDTQKIIEKYANSNIEIHTFNQSQYPRLVVEDFLPLPCKGNAGKDGWYPPGHGDVFPALMNSGKLDALLSKGKEYVFVANSDNLGALVDLKILNHLINNKNEYCMEVTPKTLADVKGGTLISYEGKVQLLEIAQVPDEHVNEFKSIEKFKIFNTNNLWVNLNAIKRLVQADALKMEIIPNPKEVDGVKVLQLETAAGAAIKFFDHAIGVNVPRSRFLPVKATSDLLLVQSDLYTLTDDGYVVRNPARSNPSNPSIELGPEFKKVANFLARFKSIPSIVELDSLKVSGDVWFGSGITLKGKVTITAKSAKLEIPDGTVIADKDME, encoded by the exons ATGGCTACTGCTACTCTCAGCCCTGCTGATACCGAGAAGCTCTCGAAGCTTACGTCCGCCGTTGCCGGCCTTACGCAGATCAG TGAAAATGAGAAATCTGGATTCATTAACCTCGTTACTCGCTATTTGAG CGGTGAAGCCCAGCATATTGAATGGGGTAAGATCCAGACTCCAACTGATGAGGTGGTGGTGCCTTATGACAATTTGGCAGCTCTCTCTGAAG ATCCAGCAGAAACCAAGAAGCTCTTGGACAAGCTTGTTGTTTTAAAGCTTAATGGAGGATTGGGAACAACAATGGGATGCACTGGTCCAAA GTCAGTTATCGAAGTCCGTAATGGTTTGACATTCCTTGACTTAATTGTCAAGCAAATTGAG AGTCTCAATTCCAAGTATGGATGCAGTGTGCCCCTGCTTCTGATGAATTCATTCAACACTCATGATGATACACAGAAG ATTATAGAAAAGTATGCAAATTCCAACATAGAGATCCACACTTTCAACCAG AGCCAGTACCCTCGTCTTGTTGTTGAAGACTTTTTACCTTTACCATGCAAAGGCAATGCTGGAAAGGATGGATG GTACCCACCAGGTCATGGTGATGTATTCCCTGCATTGATGAACAGTGGTAAACTTGATGCCCTATTGTCAAAG GGCAAGGAGTATGTCTTTGTTGCCAATTCGGATAACTTGGGTGCTCTGGTTGATCTAA AGATTCTAAATCATTTGATCAACAACAAGAATGAGTATTGCATGGAG GTTACACCCAAAACATTGGCTGATGTAAAAGGTGGTACCCTAATTTCTTATGAAGGAAAAGTGCAG CTTCTGGAAATAGCCCAAGTCCCTGACGAACAT GTTAATGAATTCAAGTcaatagaaaaattcaaaattttcaacacCAACAATTT GTGGGTGAATCTGAATGCAATTAAAAGACTTGTCCAAGCAGATGCACTCAAGATGGAGATCATTCCCAACCCCAAG GAAGTGGATGGGGTTAAAGTACTTCAACTTGAAACTGCTGCCGGTGCTGCAATTAAG TTCTTTGATCATGCTATTGGTGTCAATGTTCCCCGATCTCGCTTCCTTCCAGTAAAAGCAACTTCTGATTTACTCCTAGTCCAG TCCGATCTTTACACCTTGACGGATGATGGCTATGTTGTTAGGAACCCTGCCCGTTCCAACCCTTCGAATCCTTCTATTGAATTAGGACCTGAATTCAAGAAG GTTGCCAACTTTTTGGCTCGCTTTAAGTCCATTCCCAGTATTGTTGAACTGGATAGCTTAAAGGTGTCAGGGGATGTATGGTTTGGATCTGGCATTACTTTGAAG GGGAAGGTCACGATTACTGCAAAATCTGCCAAGTTAGAAATTCCAGATGGAACTGTAATTGCCGACAAG GATATGGAATGA